From one Pseudothermotoga sp. genomic stretch:
- a CDS encoding ABC transporter ATP-binding protein/permease: MLKILRYLRPYLWLVFITVLLVIVDSYVTLYLPDLMSQIIDKGITRGDVDYIWKTGGKMLLVSLIQVVAIIIMSATSSKAAMCAGKDLREDLFKRVQSFSLTEMDKFSTASLITRTTNDVTQIQQALVMVQRMVIRAPIVAIGSIFMAISKNAKLTMILLVSVPAAALAMYLIFAKVMPLFKSMQKKIDKLNLVLRERITGIRVIRAFNKEEYEKNRFEQANVDLTQTALKVNRIGSIVFPIMTIVMNFTIIALIWFGAKQIDLGQLQVGSMIAVMQYVMQILFSFIMISMIFVFLPRASVSAQRVMEVLQAFPSIVESEDTEEPSGEGVVEFKNVTFYYPGAKEPALQNVSFTARPGQMTAIIGGTGSGKTTILNLIMRFYDATEGAITIDGVDVKKIPLGKLRKMIGYAPQKPIIFSGTIAENIRFGRDELTNEDIFNAAEIAQVNEFAKKMPDGLNSVVAQGGTNLSGGQKQRISIARAIVGRPKIYLFDDTFSALDFRTDARIRARLFKETKDATVIVVAQRVATIMHADQIVVMKEGRVEGIGTHSQLMQTCQVYRDIVLSQISEEEAVVGGEFSDR, encoded by the coding sequence ATGCTTAAGATCTTGCGATACCTTCGACCTTATCTATGGTTGGTTTTCATAACTGTTTTACTTGTGATAGTTGATTCGTACGTGACACTCTATCTGCCCGACTTGATGTCTCAAATAATAGACAAAGGAATAACCAGAGGCGATGTTGATTATATTTGGAAGACCGGTGGAAAAATGCTTCTGGTTTCTCTGATTCAAGTTGTTGCAATAATCATCATGAGTGCAACCTCTTCTAAAGCTGCGATGTGTGCCGGGAAAGACCTCAGAGAAGATCTCTTCAAAAGGGTTCAAAGTTTTTCTCTCACTGAGATGGATAAATTCAGTACTGCTTCACTGATCACACGAACCACGAACGACGTAACTCAAATACAACAAGCTCTCGTGATGGTTCAAAGGATGGTCATAAGAGCACCCATTGTTGCGATTGGGAGCATATTCATGGCGATTTCAAAGAACGCGAAATTGACGATGATACTGCTGGTGTCCGTTCCTGCAGCTGCATTGGCTATGTATTTGATTTTCGCAAAGGTTATGCCTCTTTTCAAGAGTATGCAGAAGAAAATCGATAAACTCAACTTGGTTTTGAGGGAAAGGATAACCGGCATTCGAGTCATAAGAGCGTTCAACAAAGAAGAGTATGAAAAAAATAGATTCGAACAGGCCAATGTGGATTTGACTCAGACAGCTCTCAAAGTGAACAGAATTGGATCGATCGTTTTTCCAATAATGACCATCGTGATGAATTTCACGATCATAGCTTTGATATGGTTCGGTGCGAAGCAGATAGATCTTGGTCAACTTCAAGTTGGTTCAATGATCGCAGTCATGCAATATGTGATGCAGATTCTCTTTTCCTTCATCATGATTTCGATGATTTTTGTATTCTTGCCACGTGCTTCTGTTTCTGCACAGAGAGTTATGGAAGTTCTACAGGCGTTCCCTTCCATTGTGGAATCTGAGGATACTGAAGAACCATCAGGTGAAGGTGTCGTTGAATTCAAGAACGTCACCTTTTACTATCCTGGTGCGAAAGAGCCAGCCCTTCAGAATGTTTCTTTCACGGCTAGACCAGGTCAGATGACCGCTATAATCGGTGGCACAGGTTCTGGTAAGACAACTATACTCAATTTGATCATGAGATTCTACGATGCAACTGAGGGAGCCATCACAATCGACGGGGTCGATGTGAAGAAGATTCCCCTCGGAAAACTCAGAAAGATGATAGGTTATGCTCCTCAGAAACCCATCATATTCTCAGGAACTATAGCAGAAAATATTCGTTTCGGTCGGGACGAGCTCACGAACGAAGACATTTTCAATGCGGCAGAAATTGCTCAAGTGAATGAGTTTGCTAAAAAAATGCCAGATGGCTTGAACAGCGTTGTAGCCCAGGGTGGAACAAACCTTTCTGGAGGACAAAAACAAAGAATATCGATAGCACGAGCAATCGTTGGAAGACCAAAAATTTATCTTTTTGATGACACTTTCTCTGCCTTAGATTTCAGAACGGATGCGAGAATTCGTGCAAGACTTTTTAAAGAAACGAAGGATGCCACCGTCATAGTTGTCGCTCAAAGGGTTGCCACAATAATGCATGCAGATCAAATCGTGGTCATGAAAGAAGGTAGGGTTGAGGGTATCGGCACACACAGTCAGCTCATGCAAACTTGTCAAGTATATCGTGACATAGTGCTTTCGCAGATTTCGGAGGAAGAAGCAGTAGTTGGAGGTGAATTCAGTGACAGATGA
- a CDS encoding MarR family transcriptional regulator, which translates to MNEDSIFKRFLIIQRLHFHLIHKELERHDIHPGQLPTLMIVEKNEGITQNQIAEKLNLRSATVAIVLKRMEKAGLIYRKQDENDRRLHRVYLTEKGKNYCKFLKQQAQKVEEIATRGFSEEERIQLKELLDKIIANLRGSLGSDHNA; encoded by the coding sequence ATGAACGAAGACAGTATCTTCAAACGTTTTTTAATCATCCAAAGACTACATTTCCATCTAATTCATAAGGAATTAGAAAGACACGACATACACCCAGGTCAATTGCCTACCCTCATGATCGTTGAAAAAAATGAGGGTATAACTCAAAATCAAATTGCCGAAAAACTCAACCTCAGATCTGCAACTGTGGCCATCGTTCTTAAAAGGATGGAAAAAGCGGGATTGATATACCGAAAGCAGGATGAAAATGATAGAAGACTCCATCGTGTCTATTTGACTGAAAAAGGAAAGAATTATTGCAAGTTTTTGAAACAGCAAGCGCAAAAAGTTGAGGAAATTGCCACACGAGGATTTTCTGAAGAGGAGAGGATACAACTCAAAGAACTCCTGGATAAGATCATTGCGAACCTTAGAGGTTCTCTGGGGAGTGATCATAATGCTTAA
- a CDS encoding M55 family metallopeptidase: MRVFISADMEGISGVVGLNHVSPEHKEYERFRKLMTREVNAVVEAAVRFGVKEVVVNDSHNTMDNILIEELHPRAVLISGSPKPMSMMEGINENFDAVFFVGYHARAGSAPAIMDHTYTGRVFTVEVNGKQLSEAGLNARVAGCFNVPVVLITGDQLTIECAKQELNDFVGVVVKEAVGRYAAKLYPFEIVQEKIKAGVEEALKKVKSFKPTIESEPVEVKLVFYNSSFAEVASLLPNVQRIDARTLWFKTFSYFEAYRLLRLCLSLSSLIK, encoded by the coding sequence ATGAGAGTTTTCATTTCTGCAGATATGGAAGGTATCTCTGGAGTGGTGGGATTAAACCATGTTTCGCCCGAACACAAAGAATATGAAAGGTTCAGAAAACTCATGACAAGAGAAGTCAACGCTGTAGTGGAAGCTGCCGTTCGATTCGGAGTGAAAGAAGTTGTGGTGAACGACTCACACAACACGATGGATAACATACTCATCGAGGAGCTCCATCCCAGAGCCGTACTCATCAGTGGCAGCCCAAAACCTATGAGTATGATGGAAGGAATAAATGAAAACTTCGATGCCGTTTTCTTCGTTGGTTATCATGCGAGAGCAGGTAGTGCACCAGCAATAATGGATCACACCTACACTGGTAGAGTTTTCACAGTTGAGGTGAATGGAAAACAGTTGAGTGAGGCCGGTTTGAACGCGAGAGTGGCAGGATGCTTCAACGTTCCTGTCGTACTCATCACTGGTGATCAATTGACTATAGAATGTGCAAAGCAGGAGCTCAACGATTTTGTCGGGGTAGTGGTCAAAGAAGCAGTGGGAAGGTACGCAGCGAAACTTTATCCTTTCGAGATCGTTCAGGAAAAGATCAAAGCTGGTGTTGAGGAAGCGTTGAAGAAGGTGAAATCTTTCAAACCGACGATTGAATCTGAACCAGTGGAAGTGAAATTGGTCTTCTACAATTCCTCTTTCGCCGAAGTGGCTTCATTGCTTCCAAATGTCCAGAGAATCGATGCAAGAACTCTGTGGTTCAAAACTTTCAGCTATTTTGAAGCTTACAGATTACTCAGACTTTGTTTATCACTCTCTTCATTGATCAAATAG
- a CDS encoding gamma-glutamyl-gamma-aminobutyrate hydrolase family protein: protein MRPIIGVTCSVDQDALRLNMNYYQALEKAGVLPILIPILQHPENLFQLAEILDGILFSGGVDIDPHHYGEEPRMGLGQITPDRDEIEIELCKIFFEKKKPIFGICRGVQLINVALGGTLHQDVKSELKDVLKHYQEAPAYAPTHTVFIERDSLVFSIVGSEKLLVNSFHHQAIKMVSPFLKVVARASDGVIEAVESFDQDHFVLGVQWHPERMFEKHIEHFKLFDRFVKECSKRKR, encoded by the coding sequence GTGCGTCCGATCATCGGAGTAACGTGCTCGGTTGATCAAGATGCCCTCAGGTTGAATATGAATTACTATCAAGCTTTGGAGAAAGCTGGTGTTTTACCCATTCTGATCCCTATTCTGCAGCACCCGGAAAATCTTTTCCAGCTGGCTGAAATCCTCGACGGCATTCTCTTCTCCGGGGGAGTGGATATAGATCCACACCACTATGGTGAAGAACCAAGAATGGGTCTTGGCCAGATAACTCCTGATAGGGACGAGATCGAAATAGAACTCTGCAAAATTTTTTTTGAAAAGAAGAAACCTATCTTTGGCATCTGCAGAGGCGTTCAATTGATCAACGTGGCTCTAGGTGGAACACTTCATCAGGACGTAAAATCTGAACTCAAAGATGTCTTAAAACACTATCAGGAAGCTCCAGCTTATGCCCCCACTCACACAGTGTTCATCGAGAGAGACAGTTTGGTGTTCTCCATCGTTGGATCTGAAAAGCTTTTGGTTAACAGCTTCCATCACCAAGCGATCAAAATGGTTTCACCCTTTTTAAAGGTCGTCGCACGTGCGAGTGACGGTGTCATCGAGGCTGTCGAATCGTTCGATCAGGACCATTTCGTTTTAGGCGTCCAGTGGCATCCTGAAAGGATGTTCGAAAAGCACATCGAACACTTCAAATTGTTCGATCGTTTTGTTAAAGAGTGTTCAAAGAGAAAGAGGTGA
- a CDS encoding ABC transporter ATP-binding protein, which produces MARIVLENITKKFGKVVALDGVSLQIEDGEFVVLLGPSGSGKTTLMYLIAGIYKPTAGRILFDGRDVTFLPPKERNVGLVFQNWALYPHMKVFENIAFPLTLKKFDKKTIFERVHQVASMLKIDALLERYPWQLSGGQQQRVAIARALVKQPQILLFDEPLSNLDALLRISVRTELKRLQKDLKITSVYVTHDQAEALAIADRIAVINNGKLVQVGTPEEIYNKPQHTFVASFIGNPPTNLLKAEFDGTQLLIEGKPVRAPKNFLDWIAGKKIVLGFRPEKGLLLERAVEEAVCIEVQVYEIESMGREQIITVSVEQAMVKILRPSEERFFISQKLFLCVELKNLMLFNENGEALVRMDPLS; this is translated from the coding sequence TTGGCACGCATCGTGCTCGAGAATATCACAAAAAAGTTTGGTAAAGTGGTCGCGCTCGATGGGGTGAGTTTGCAAATAGAAGATGGTGAATTCGTCGTTCTTCTTGGACCATCCGGAAGTGGAAAAACAACTTTGATGTACTTGATAGCTGGTATTTATAAACCAACTGCCGGCCGAATCCTGTTCGACGGTCGTGATGTGACTTTCTTACCACCCAAAGAAAGAAACGTTGGGTTGGTTTTTCAAAACTGGGCACTTTATCCGCACATGAAGGTTTTTGAGAATATAGCTTTTCCACTCACGTTGAAAAAATTTGATAAAAAGACCATATTTGAAAGGGTTCACCAGGTTGCAAGCATGTTGAAGATAGATGCATTGCTTGAGAGATATCCTTGGCAACTCAGCGGAGGACAGCAACAGCGGGTCGCCATAGCTCGTGCACTCGTCAAACAACCTCAAATACTTTTGTTTGATGAGCCTCTGAGTAATCTCGATGCGTTGCTGAGGATCAGCGTGAGGACAGAACTGAAAAGGCTACAAAAAGATCTTAAAATCACATCAGTTTACGTTACGCACGACCAAGCTGAAGCGTTGGCGATAGCAGACAGAATCGCAGTGATAAACAACGGCAAATTGGTACAAGTTGGTACTCCTGAAGAAATTTACAACAAGCCCCAGCACACATTCGTTGCAAGTTTCATAGGAAATCCACCAACCAATTTGTTGAAAGCGGAGTTCGATGGAACACAACTTTTGATTGAAGGTAAGCCTGTCAGAGCTCCAAAGAATTTTTTGGATTGGATTGCGGGTAAAAAAATTGTTCTGGGTTTCAGACCAGAGAAAGGTTTACTCTTGGAGCGAGCGGTCGAAGAAGCAGTTTGTATCGAAGTGCAAGTGTACGAGATAGAGTCCATGGGTAGAGAACAAATCATAACCGTTTCCGTCGAACAAGCCATGGTCAAAATTCTGAGACCCTCAGAAGAAAGATTTTTCATATCTCAAAAGTTGTTTTTGTGTGTTGAATTGAAAAATCTTATGCTGTTCAATGAAAACGGAGAAGCACTTGTTCGAATGGATCCTCTGAGTTAA
- a CDS encoding carbohydrate ABC transporter permease, translating into MNLSDVEVRSKTKQVIYSIVLIAFSIPVLMAFSVLVLSSFASQMVTNFDFSKVRFTLRNWQLLFQGRIAITGGLRENIFLYMFSTAIVALGVALVTTLVGTLSGYAISRIKFKGRKFLLLMMLMLHALPGSILIVGVYFLYRIWMPTNLNALRYFSFFYVVFARAALEVPLSVWLMKGFFDLLPWEIEWSALIDGASRLKTWAKIMLPLIKPGVVAILIFGFLAGWQDIIYVRTFLIDKTLATFIESNLEAEMAYMPLLAAAATLYLLPTVFFYISSQKLLFKVYAGGIRR; encoded by the coding sequence ATGAACTTGAGTGATGTTGAGGTTCGGAGCAAAACCAAGCAAGTGATTTATTCAATCGTTTTGATAGCTTTTTCAATCCCAGTTCTGATGGCTTTTTCTGTGCTTGTTCTATCTAGTTTTGCAAGTCAAATGGTGACAAACTTTGACTTTTCGAAGGTCAGATTCACTCTGAGGAACTGGCAGTTACTCTTCCAAGGTAGGATCGCTATAACGGGCGGATTGAGGGAAAATATCTTTCTCTACATGTTCAGCACAGCCATCGTGGCACTCGGTGTGGCTCTCGTTACCACGTTGGTTGGAACGCTCTCTGGTTACGCTATTTCAAGGATCAAATTTAAAGGAAGAAAGTTTTTACTGTTAATGATGCTGATGCTTCACGCACTGCCTGGTTCGATACTCATCGTTGGAGTTTATTTCCTCTATAGGATTTGGATGCCAACGAATTTGAATGCGTTACGATACTTTTCTTTCTTCTATGTGGTGTTTGCGCGTGCAGCTTTGGAAGTCCCACTGTCCGTTTGGCTCATGAAGGGTTTTTTTGATCTGCTTCCGTGGGAAATAGAGTGGTCTGCTTTGATCGATGGTGCTTCGAGATTGAAAACGTGGGCGAAGATAATGCTTCCACTCATAAAACCAGGTGTTGTTGCTATTTTGATCTTCGGTTTTCTTGCGGGTTGGCAAGATATCATATATGTTAGGACTTTTCTCATAGATAAAACCCTCGCCACTTTCATAGAATCTAACCTCGAAGCCGAGATGGCTTATATGCCATTGCTAGCAGCCGCTGCAACACTGTACTTACTCCCAACTGTTTTCTTCTACATAAGTTCCCAGAAATTGTTGTTCAAAGTCTATGCCGGAGGTATCAGGAGGTGA
- a CDS encoding sugar ABC transporter permease: MIVFYLIPLILTIYTSFTPLRNWNIHRYATRIIGFYNYQKLFHAILNDPSVRAVFLTTGIFVGCTLLVNVLGGLILAILTFFAGKTAGPVASTIWLLPRMSPIAVYGLVWYYFFHGSSVGTLNSLLMKLGFIHRPMAWGQDFIPYGPWGVIVFVNGLVGVSFGMIVLSSAIKSIPGEFVIAARVDGATDWQICKKVLIPQIRWHIMYVTTWQLLSLLTSYAHTYLLVSWRLVNKSYGTPLALYVYDLAFTGVFDQGFAAAAGTILVIVGGLLGWMTLRILGFGKLMIEPRGDI, translated from the coding sequence GTGATAGTTTTCTACCTGATCCCTTTGATTCTGACAATCTACACCAGCTTCACACCCTTGAGGAATTGGAACATACATCGTTATGCAACGAGAATAATAGGTTTCTACAACTATCAAAAATTGTTCCACGCGATTTTGAATGATCCGTCAGTGAGAGCCGTATTTTTGACTACAGGTATTTTCGTAGGTTGTACACTTCTGGTGAACGTACTTGGGGGTTTAATCCTCGCAATTTTGACTTTCTTTGCTGGTAAAACTGCTGGTCCTGTGGCGAGTACGATTTGGCTTTTACCGAGAATGTCTCCGATAGCTGTTTATGGGCTCGTTTGGTATTACTTTTTCCATGGTAGTAGCGTAGGCACACTGAACTCGTTGTTGATGAAGCTAGGCTTCATACATAGGCCAATGGCTTGGGGACAGGATTTCATTCCTTATGGACCGTGGGGTGTGATCGTCTTCGTCAACGGTTTGGTCGGTGTCAGTTTTGGCATGATCGTACTTTCCTCTGCTATCAAGAGCATTCCGGGTGAGTTCGTCATAGCGGCTCGGGTCGATGGAGCGACCGATTGGCAAATCTGCAAGAAAGTTTTGATACCCCAGATCAGGTGGCACATCATGTATGTAACGACTTGGCAGCTTTTGAGTTTGCTTACTTCTTACGCGCACACATATTTGTTGGTCAGCTGGAGGTTGGTGAATAAGTCCTACGGAACACCTTTGGCATTGTACGTGTACGATCTCGCATTCACTGGTGTTTTCGATCAAGGTTTCGCTGCGGCGGCTGGTACCATCTTGGTGATCGTCGGTGGATTGCTAGGTTGGATGACGCTCAGAATTTTAGGTTTTGGAAAACTCATGATAGAACCACGTGGTGATATCTGA
- a CDS encoding extracellular solute-binding protein — protein MRKVFLAVLLFAAVALFASLEERIVEVGKTLERNGINEVRYAVWGTGDPNSVLRVLGIVEAARRINDIWSKNKVNVKITIRETRYELDFTQMYQEFLSKQPLGTAGDFLVNSYVYIASLAEEGYLLDLTPYLSRHKDFLEGFFPTLVEVAKYKGKIYGLPQDTEARPFYIRKDIAAKVGLNLEGLDQKVLKGEFTWLDVYSWSKKTVEMKASEWGLIHRRGTAHPDLMQFILAFGGRLDDPVEGKLVFDKEAIYKWLTIEWVFAREKLLPSDMMAWDWAKQVHPAIVDGKTLFDIGGTWYWTEWQTKDYYTDPKTGQMRGLKPEEVEQWFYYTLFPAGEPGKKPVTLSQPFMWMVSSKAGAQNPKYSALKSTYDELAFLIVAKASDPDINAMHSIMSAKLPITKASAALLANKSWLDKLYNLEVDLDAGVKEKIANIVKATVNPINATFLSNVSYMLEYTNFQPAHPMYPKLTAIFAEVVDQVLRGQMDPAKAVDYAISKINADLDLKAAVKIIKDIPKDWRFPAR, from the coding sequence GTGAGAAAAGTGTTTTTAGCAGTTTTATTGTTCGCCGCAGTTGCCCTTTTTGCCAGTCTCGAAGAGAGAATCGTTGAAGTTGGTAAAACACTCGAGAGAAACGGCATCAACGAGGTACGCTATGCAGTTTGGGGAACAGGAGATCCAAACAGTGTTTTGAGAGTCCTTGGAATTGTGGAAGCAGCTAGACGCATCAACGATATCTGGTCAAAGAACAAAGTCAATGTCAAGATAACGATCAGAGAGACCCGCTATGAATTGGATTTCACGCAGATGTATCAGGAATTTCTCAGCAAACAACCTCTCGGAACAGCCGGTGATTTCTTAGTGAACTCTTACGTGTACATTGCTTCTTTGGCTGAGGAAGGTTATCTGCTTGATTTAACACCTTATCTCTCAAGACATAAGGATTTCCTCGAAGGCTTTTTCCCCACACTCGTTGAAGTTGCCAAATACAAGGGTAAGATTTACGGTTTACCGCAGGATACAGAAGCCAGACCATTCTACATCAGAAAAGATATAGCTGCCAAGGTGGGATTGAATTTGGAAGGTCTAGATCAGAAGGTACTCAAGGGTGAGTTCACCTGGCTCGATGTCTACAGTTGGTCTAAAAAGACGGTAGAGATGAAAGCTTCTGAGTGGGGTTTGATACATCGAAGGGGTACTGCTCATCCCGATTTGATGCAGTTCATACTCGCCTTCGGAGGTAGGTTAGACGATCCAGTGGAAGGAAAACTCGTTTTCGACAAAGAAGCGATATACAAGTGGCTAACCATCGAATGGGTTTTTGCTCGCGAAAAACTTTTGCCATCGGATATGATGGCATGGGACTGGGCCAAGCAGGTGCATCCAGCCATAGTTGATGGTAAAACTCTGTTCGACATCGGAGGCACATGGTACTGGACAGAATGGCAAACCAAGGATTATTACACTGATCCTAAAACTGGTCAGATGAGGGGATTAAAACCTGAGGAGGTCGAACAGTGGTTCTACTACACATTGTTCCCAGCTGGCGAACCTGGCAAGAAGCCAGTCACGTTGAGCCAGCCGTTCATGTGGATGGTGAGTTCCAAAGCTGGTGCACAGAATCCAAAATACAGTGCGTTGAAAAGCACTTACGATGAACTTGCGTTTTTAATTGTCGCAAAGGCCTCAGATCCAGATATAAACGCTATGCACAGCATCATGAGTGCGAAGTTGCCCATTACTAAAGCCTCGGCTGCCTTGCTTGCCAACAAAAGTTGGCTTGACAAACTCTATAATCTTGAAGTTGATCTCGATGCTGGTGTGAAGGAAAAGATCGCGAATATCGTCAAAGCCACAGTTAATCCAATAAACGCTACCTTCCTTTCAAACGTTTCTTACATGCTTGAATACACGAATTTCCAGCCAGCTCATCCAATGTATCCGAAACTCACGGCAATCTTTGCTGAAGTCGTTGATCAAGTGCTGAGGGGTCAAATGGATCCGGCAAAAGCTGTAGATTATGCCATTTCAAAGATCAACGCGGATCTCGATCTCAAAGCTGCTGTGAAGATCATCAAAGATATTCCTAAAGATTGGAGATTTCCAGCTAGATGA
- a CDS encoding sugar phosphate isomerase/epimerase produces MIHVIKGVGINIDTRRLAGSIINLETEFRKFKQLGFDYAEVPPAGLDLIFNGKFFKERFLRYKHLFESSGMKFTVHGPDPVDLSKNREEDFLILSATIDFASSIGADSVVYHCGWSGKDDDKKHREIENLKRLSSKLEEKKVCLVVENTTQTVEQTLEIVYHVNHPKIKLLIDVGHLFLRVRGDEEELIKQFTLGLPYTFEIHVHDNFGKVESDFERNIADQMHFAYLYGVGDLHLPIGLGQIPFEQILKLLQNEFQGIVVLEINDLNRFEKDIPESLSRLRMLMRK; encoded by the coding sequence GTGATACACGTGATAAAAGGTGTCGGCATAAACATCGATACACGGCGTCTCGCAGGATCCATCATAAATCTCGAAACAGAGTTTAGAAAATTCAAGCAGCTTGGCTTCGATTATGCGGAAGTTCCCCCTGCAGGTCTAGATTTGATTTTCAATGGGAAGTTTTTCAAAGAAAGGTTTCTCCGCTATAAGCATCTTTTTGAATCTTCTGGAATGAAATTCACCGTGCACGGCCCAGATCCTGTGGATCTTTCCAAAAACAGGGAGGAAGATTTTCTCATCCTTTCAGCCACCATAGACTTCGCCTCGAGCATTGGTGCAGACAGTGTTGTCTATCATTGCGGTTGGTCTGGAAAAGATGACGACAAGAAACACAGAGAAATCGAGAATTTGAAACGTTTGTCTTCGAAACTCGAAGAAAAAAAGGTTTGCCTTGTTGTAGAAAATACCACTCAAACAGTAGAACAAACTCTCGAGATCGTTTACCATGTGAATCATCCCAAGATTAAGTTGCTGATCGATGTAGGTCATCTCTTCTTAAGAGTGAGAGGTGACGAGGAAGAATTGATCAAACAATTCACCTTAGGATTACCCTACACCTTTGAAATTCATGTCCATGACAATTTTGGAAAAGTCGAGAGCGATTTTGAACGTAACATAGCAGATCAAATGCACTTCGCATATCTTTACGGTGTGGGAGATCTGCATCTACCCATCGGGCTTGGTCAGATACCGTTCGAACAGATACTCAAATTATTACAAAACGAATTTCAAGGTATCGTTGTTCTTGAGATAAACGATTTGAACAGATTCGAGAAAGATATACCTGAAAGCCTTTCGAGGTTGAGAATGTTGATGCGAAAATGA
- a CDS encoding transglutaminase domain-containing protein: MLEFLICGLPENVRLCEAIGDWETAAALIDKWLRDTRITDIQRQRLEYEKYRIKRLLSAYPYDESQALEKAKEMIKDFDYDEFYKLVEEGCIDFIVVNRRRRFFERFVQNIGFARSEYRERIKKDPKEEHERELIERRIRELSEGRNPRTYKVHVKIKATVDSEDDYFRVWLPFPKEGFQIRDVRLLYTSDENYFLAHNDAPQRTIFFEGTSKEYIVEFEYKVSEWINKIDPAKVQEPDLDDFLQQEPPHIVFTDYLKWLTKQIVAEETNPYLKAKRIYDWITTRVRYSYVRPYATYENISQYVAENLKGDCGFQALLFITMCRIAGIPARWQSGWYTTPYFASPHDWALFYVKPYGWLPADLSFGGARRHNERLRNFYFGNLDGFRMVANDDFMKQFDPPPKFHREDPTDNQLGEAETHNKKIGLEMKIEVVRFEGWEV, encoded by the coding sequence ATGCTTGAATTTCTCATCTGTGGCCTTCCAGAAAATGTGAGATTGTGTGAAGCCATTGGAGATTGGGAAACGGCCGCAGCTTTGATCGATAAATGGCTTAGAGACACTCGCATCACGGATATTCAACGCCAACGACTCGAATACGAAAAGTACAGAATCAAACGGTTGCTTTCTGCGTATCCATATGATGAGTCGCAAGCTCTAGAGAAAGCAAAGGAAATGATCAAAGATTTCGACTACGATGAATTCTACAAACTGGTTGAAGAAGGGTGCATTGACTTCATTGTTGTCAACAGGAGGAGAAGATTCTTCGAAAGATTTGTTCAAAACATTGGGTTTGCTCGAAGCGAATATAGAGAAAGAATAAAGAAAGACCCAAAAGAAGAACACGAAAGAGAACTGATCGAGCGAAGAATAAGAGAACTTTCGGAAGGTCGTAATCCAAGAACTTATAAAGTACACGTGAAAATCAAAGCAACTGTGGATTCTGAAGATGATTATTTCAGAGTTTGGCTTCCATTCCCGAAGGAAGGTTTCCAGATCAGAGATGTGAGATTACTCTACACCAGCGATGAAAATTACTTCTTAGCTCACAACGATGCCCCACAACGAACTATCTTTTTTGAGGGAACCAGCAAGGAGTACATAGTAGAGTTTGAGTACAAAGTGAGTGAGTGGATCAACAAGATCGATCCAGCGAAAGTTCAAGAACCCGATTTGGACGATTTTTTGCAACAGGAACCACCGCACATTGTTTTCACAGACTATCTCAAATGGTTGACAAAGCAAATCGTGGCAGAAGAAACTAACCCTTACTTGAAAGCTAAACGCATTTATGATTGGATCACGACTAGAGTTAGATATTCTTATGTGAGACCATACGCGACTTATGAGAACATTTCCCAGTATGTGGCTGAGAATTTGAAGGGAGATTGTGGATTTCAAGCGTTACTGTTCATCACCATGTGCAGGATAGCTGGTATTCCAGCGAGATGGCAATCTGGTTGGTACACTACACCTTACTTCGCTTCACCACACGATTGGGCACTTTTCTACGTGAAACCTTATGGTTGGCTTCCTGCCGATCTTTCCTTTGGCGGTGCAAGACGTCACAATGAAAGGTTGCGCAACTTCTACTTTGGAAACCTCGATGGATTCAGGATGGTGGCCAACGACGACTTTATGAAACAATTTGATCCTCCGCCGAAATTCCACAGGGAAGATCCTACGGATAACCAACTGGGTGAGGCTGAAACACACAATAAAAAGATCGGTCTTGAGATGAAGATCGAGGTGGTCAGATTCGAAGGCTGGGAGGTGTGA